The sequence GGAGGTTGCATCCACAACTACAGATGAGAGATTGCAAGCAGTGTTAATGTCCATAAGGTTAGTCATCCATTTCTTATTAGATTTTGTTATTTTCGATCaattgaatatataaaatttgattACAATTTTGAAGGTTTCAGGACAATCAAATTGAACTAAAGAACTTCTAAAGGAAGGGTCTGGTAAAAATGATTAATCTCTGAAAGATAAAGTACCGTCAAGAGTGAAGATTATGAAAGAGTGAATTGTGAGTTGATGGATTTGATTTTTATATTGCAGATGAGGAATTGCAAGAATGGTGTTGATATTCATGGGATTCTGAAGCGGTTTGGTTGAGATGGTGGTACTGAGATAGCAAGATAGCAAGATAGGTTCGATTGAAGCAGTTTTATGTGTGATGTTTTTGTGTAGGGTCTGTATCTGGACAGCCTTTATGCTGTTTCTCCTTGCAATATTCAATGCTCATACTATTATCACTATATTTACAAGGATTGTTGGGGAGATTTTCGGCATGTTGATCAATGTTCTTTTCATCCAAGAGGCCATTAAGGTAGAAGACTAATAGTAGTTCCCTTTTGGCAAATAAAACATATTGAGATTTTAATGAACAAAATTTgttaactttttttcttccaacttTGAATTACAGGGAATGGTTAGTGAATTTGTAATTCCAAAGGCTTAAAATCCAATTCATGAAAGATATCAGTTTCAGTGGATATGTACGAATGGACTGCTGGGACTAATTTTCACATGGCATTACGTAACAGGTTTGAAAAATATCAAACTGATCTAACAGTGTACTTCTAAGAGTACTTGGAATCTAAATGCAGTTTCAAACTTTATTGCAGGATTTCTCATAAGCCTTATTGCAGACTATGGGGTTCCTTTCATGGTTTTGGTGTAGACAGCGATGTCATTCACTATTCCAAAGGAAGTTCCAACTGGAGTTCCCCAAAGTATTTTTACTCCTCTTCCATGGGAACCGACATCGACATATCATTGGACAGTAATCAAGGTAGTTTTGTAGATACAATCTAttgtaaacttgatttttttcttctttttttagatATTATTTGACTACACAGTCTAAGGATCTAAATCCAAAGTACGAAATACTAAAATAATTTTATCGAAACTGCAGGATATGGGAGAAGTCCCACCCATGTACTTTTTTGCTGCCATTGTACTAGCTGTGATGGTAGTTTCTCTATATTTTTTTGACCACAATATTGCTTCTCAAATAGCACAGCAGAAGGAATTCAATGGGTCTTCTATTGCAGGGGAAGATTTGTTGTTGATGTTCTGTTCATGGTACTTCTAGTGATGAAGAAATTGATGACATGATGGGTGCTGGTTGTGTATGTTGTAGGCTTTTGGTTTGAGGTTATTGCACTGAATTGTTGAGAGGTTTGCATAGGTGGAATGACTGAATAAGTTGCATCTAGAGACTCACAACAAGAGTAGATGATGGCGCGCTGAGCAGCTGAAGATTGATGGTGATGATTCTGCAGTATCTAGGTCTAAAAGATGGTGTTGCTGGAGTTTCTCGTATAAGATAATTTGTTGGAGTCTCAGTTTGGTGAATGATTACATTTTATATTGTTGACAGTTTCACAAGTAAGAATGGTTATAATAATTTGCAGTCTCGAGATCTAAGACTAGTTTAATGCTGTCACATTTTGATGGTTTACATTTGAATAATGCTAGTATATTTTGAATGCTGTGACCAATTTcgatcactacaccatttttaggaATTCGCAACGCCGTCTAGCCGTTGATGAAAAGAGGAAATCGGTATGTggaattagtatttttttttacttcaatgATCTATTTTAGGTTCATATGTTTAGGATTTTAGATTTAATCTTTTAATTGTGAGGCTTGTTTATTGGTTTGTTTCTGTTTTTGAGTACTGAGTCTTTGATGTTTCTTGGTTTTGTTCCATCAATTGAAACAACATCAGCGGCAAAGGTCTGAAATATGGTGGAAAAATGGCAAGCCAAGCTTCAACTACAGGGGTCAAAATCATCAATAATCAAAACCAACAAGAGGTGTCAAGAATGAGATCTGTTTGTTTCCTTGTAATCTGAGTGAGACATAGAGATCTAGATTGATGCTTAATATTCGAATCGTTCATGGTATGCTTAGATCTGTTGCTTCTCATTCTCACTGAAAAAAATAATACACAATTTTCAGCTagtgtttattttaattaattttatgtttACAGGATTTGAGTTATAGGTAGTCAACTAACTTGGGTATCCTTCTACTTTTGCAGCCTAAACTTTGACATGAAAACCAGATCTAGAAAATACGGTATCAGGTCGCAACAATATGAATCTGAATGAGTTCAGAAGAAGCGTGATGTAGCCTTCAAAACTTCAAGTAGCTGTATCGATGGTGTTAAAATTAAAGTATGTTGAAGAGCTTGTAATTTGTTTTTTTAAAGAAATGAGattgtatttttatttaatttttgtaaaatgaGATTGTAATTTTcctgattaacaattgatgttgtaaattgaatttaatgataataaattaaattaattttgcatttagtTTGTTTTGTAGTATTTGCTTTGTGTTAATTATGATTTCATTTTTTATTCAGCCGAGTCAAAATTGGTCGGAAGCCTTTAAACGAACCGGAACATTCCGTGTAATGAGCAACTAATTTCAGACAAACTCAAAGGTTATAGAAACTAATTTCAGACAAGTTGAAAGTTTGTACCGACTAAAATCTTGTACATCCAATACCCTCTTATTATTAGTCAGTTAAGTTGCTCTAAATCTTTGTCAACGTAACATATTACTCGATAAAATGGTTGAAATAAATTTAGAGCAATGATACTTCTGGAAGATATTGAGATTGGTGGTCCAACTGTAATGATGAGGTAGTAAGCTATATTTTTGTCCACGTTTGAGGGTTTAATAACTTGTCGATCTTAAAAATAACATGTATTTGTTCTAAATATTGGTTCCTTTTAACTTAGATTGATTGTTCACATGTTTTCAGGCACTTAAATGATCCAGAGGTTTTGCAAAAAAGTTGGCGCAGGCTATGGGTTTTGGAGTTTTAGGAGAAAGTGTTAGTTCAGTTGAAGGTAACCCATCAAATGATTATACTGCCAAATAGGTTGAGGCAATTCTTACCAGTAATTCGTTTTTTGAGCTATTTCATCTTTCCTTGTATATTGTAGCTTGTTTAAAATGAATACTACTCACAGCACCATGTCTGCATCACACCAAATGGAATATTATTTCCTGAAACCATGTCGTAACATTAGAGAAATTCTCAAATGGAATCCTGAAAATTTTAAATTTGTTTCTATTCATAATGTAATTGGGATCTTAGTAGCCAGGAACGGGAACGAGGTCGGGAGCGGGAGCGAGGTCGGGAACGGAATTCGTGAAAATCTCAAAAAATGAAATTCGTGGAACGTATCGGGAACGTAAATTAGGTTCATAGAAAAATTAGATATACCACTAATTTTCCTACACTatcgttcattttcttttttatttttgtgtcttcaaagaatttggaagctagTTTGGTGCATAGAAAATATAGGAAAGATATTGGGCTTGGGCTCCAACTTAGGCCACGGTAAAAACAAGACATTCTTAATTAAAAATAACCCAAGCCAATTCTAGGGTTTTAATTCAAAacaacattttttcttcttcttatttttcacgCAGCCGTCTTCTTCTTTCTTGCTTCTTCTGTACTTTTTTTCCCAGTCTTTTTTCTTTGCTCTCTTTCTTCCTGTTCTTCTACTATACTTTCTTTCCCCTTTCCTCTTCCCTTTCTTTTTCTCTGCGCTTTTtcccctttcttttttttcccttgCATTGAAACGTTTCTCAACGAGTGGGAGCGCGTTTCTTCCATGTCAGGAGCGCGTTCCCATCACGAATTTCAGTGGGAAACGCAAAATCGCGATTTCAAATGAGATTCGTGAGGTGGTTGGACGTTCCTGGCTACTAAGATTGGGATACTAAAACGAAAAGACAGTTTTATCCAGTTCTTTGCAATGTGTGGAATCGTACTTTTGAGCATGAGACCTTTAGGTCAGAAATACCGTCTCTAGGAAGATAACTATATTCACATGAAAAGCTCTCTGAGAAAATGAAGAATATTTTTGAGTGAATTAGGGGTTATGATAAAATTTTGGGGATAATTTTCCTGGAGTATCGACTTTTAGTGGCTGCAATTTTGTAGCTTACTGAAGGCTATGAAGGTGGACGGAAAAAGGAGTCCGGTCAGTTCTGTAACTTGTAAATCACATGTCATATAATGCACCTTTTAAATCCTTGTTCTAGTTGAAGATGTCAAGATTCCCTGAGCCATTAGTAACATATTCTTTAGTTGAAGTACCCATTCATTGATTTGGGAAGAAATCATCATCAATTACAAGAAATTCTCATTCAATCATGGTGGTATAGCTTTTCTTATACAGTTCACGGATTGTGAAAGGCTTAATAACTACTCCGTCGCAAGgtgagtccaaatttgtgcacctcATAAAAACCGAGGTGCACAATACGGCTTCCCtgatttgtttaatttttttcttttttgaaaccaCCTACTTTTTTCCGTTTTATTTTCACATTTTTCTTATTTTCGTTTTCCCTGAAATTATGTTAAAATCAGAAAAGAATATACTCTCTTcgtcaaaaagaaaaatacacaCCTTCCGACGGAGAATACACTCTCTTTTGCCTTATTTATTGGTACTTTGTTACTCCTCGTactaaaatctaacatcaatggaattagtcataaaaatccaaggtgaccaaaaCTTGTGGTATAAAAATCCCATTCAAATGttaggatccattaaaactccattctaaacaaaattaatacaaaaacCTCAAGTTGTTAAacattgatacaaaaaccccaaatttcaaaattggtttcatcaaattctatgatgtttcatcaaattttatgatgaaaccaaaattggtttcgtcaaattctgtgaggtttttgtgttacttttattttttcgGAGTTTTTGTGTCATTTTTATTTTGACGGGTTTTTTATAGATGGATAGTGACCCATTTGGAGTTATAACTCACAGACCGAATTCTAAATAATATGATTCATATCTAACAGTATCCGATCTCAGCACTCATTTTCTCTCGTCTTTCTTTGACTTTTTACTATGTTGGTTTCATGTCTGTTCAAgttcctttgatttttttcttgagAAAAAATTGATGCCCTCAAACTCCTTTCCTGAGTTTTCGAGAGGCACAGAAAGTCATTGCTCTGGAGATTCGTTCAATTTCAATGTTGTGTTCTAATTtacaaatttaaaaaataaaaaacaaaaagaagcaAAGTGGTAAAAGGAGGTGGTTTTTAAGATTCTAATGACAAATGAGGAAAGGCGTTACGTGCGCCTCGGTTTTTAAGCTTACTTAGCCGTTCAATTATATGTAATTTTATTAGATAACGACCACTGCCGCTCCATATCATCGAGGTGATGATTAAATAAGCACATGGGAGAAGATTtttgtttgaaaataaaataaggtcAAAAATGTCATTTCAACCCATGATATCTTTTATGTCGAAATGTTGATTGGTCAAGGTTGAGATATTGAATAACTAACTTTCCTGGATGGAAATTTGAACCACCGAGGCATATTAGCGAAAACCGACGATGTGGGGCGTATTCTCAAAATGATCGTGAGTTTTGAGGCATATCTCCAGGTTTCCCTGTATGGAATTGAGCCCTATCTGCAACTGATCAAGTATGTGTACGTTGGGAGCTGAGATAAAATTCCTTAATAACATCATAATTAGTGGTTTTGCATAGACCGTGTGAGCAGACCTCGCCAAAACCGCAATTTAAATTTGTGTCACAGTTTTTTTAGATGTGGTCCCGGGGAAAACAGCAGGCTGCAGGGATTTGATTTTGTGAGAGCTTTTGAAATGGTTTTCTTGAGGAGATTTTTTCACAAGGTGTGTTTAGACTTTTTGCATAATAATCGGGTCCTTCACTTTTAATGACTTGACCAAGTAGCCTGTGAACCACTGCCCGTACCATGTAGCTTGGTAGCTGTGACTTGACAATGCAATAATTGAGAAGAGAaattcagtaaaaaaaaaaaaactctcttcGTTTGGAACAGTGAAAATTTATGTCACCCTGATATAAACAAATTATTTGGAGATATAACATTTTAATTATTCATGACCCAAATGGAAGAATGTACATAGAATGTGATTCACTTGCAGTGATATTAGGCGATGACCGACCTAAGGATTGCTTAAGAGATATTTCTCAAATTTGGTGCACAGTGAATGAATGAATTTAAAGCAAGGAGAGGACTACTTGACTTCACAGTGCTCTTTCCTTTGATAATTGAGACCAGTACTATTACGTGTGGTGGTTGAAAGAAGTCACAGGGTACGACTAAAAGTATAGACAAATAACCTGCGTACTGCATTGTGTGAATGCATTCGGATTTTTTTATGCCTGTGTGTTGAATTATTATTCATGAATAGGTTTGTAAGTCAAGACCTGACAGAGGAAATTACCATAAAGTTGTTATTGGTAtacaggtggtggtggtgctggtgtgGTTGGAGAAATTCAAACCCTAGTAGTGTTTTCTATCAGTGATATCAAAAATCAAAGATCAAGTTGTATGGTTATTATGTACGAGTCGACGCACTGCTATTccttgaataataataataataataataatacaactcCACGAGGAGGCCGCCTTCTTTGAAATTAAACGCACTGAATAAGATTTCACATATATGCTTTCCTTCTAAACAGTAAATATTTGTTTCAAAACAGTAAATATTCGCCAGTGGAAGGCTGGCTGGCTAGTATGAAATCCATTCTGATAAGTGGATGGGATTTTTGAGAGCATTTACCCGGCATTGCAGGTGTAGAATAAAGATGAGGCAGTAAATCAGATTGATAAGGCGAACTCTTCGAATACATACATTATTGCATCTCATGGTCCCCTGGCTGTTGATAATGTTTTCAATCTTCTACAAATAGATGGATGGATACCACGGACTCTAATAACACATTCCTAGCCACAAACACTTTTCCTCAGCTTATCTCTTTGCTATTACATGTTAACCTTGTTCCTTAGaaagaataacaaaaaaaaaaaactcaatctctTAATTAATCTGTTTACTATCCTTTTATAATGGCTTTCGAGCGTATTCTTATTAATGGTGCATctgaaatattgaaaaacttgatTACTGCAGTTGGCAATGAGAGTAGTCTGGCTTGGGGTGTGGAGGATGAGCTGGGAAGGCTTAAACAAACATTGGAGGTTATTGCCGCCGTAACATCCGCCGCAGAGAGCAAGCAGATTAATGATGCTGCGATTTCACTTTGGTTAAAAAGGCTCAAGCAAGTTTCTTACGATGCTGATGATGTTCTGGACGAAATTTCTTATGAAGCTATGCATCGATCTCATAATAAGGACAGTAAGGTAAAAGTATTTTTCTCATCCTCCAATCAAGTTGCCTTTCGTTTAAAAATGGCTCATAAAATCAAAGGCATAAATACACAGTTTAAGCAAATTGCAACTGATATGGGCAGATTTCAGTTTCAAATTACTAATATTACTAGCAGCGGTCGATACGAGCAACATAATAAGCGGATAACTACATCATTCTTTGGAGATATTTCAAAATTTGTAGGAAGAGATGCAGATAAATCAAAAATAGTAAATCTTTTAACAAACATGAgcatgtcttcatcatcatctttaccatcaacttcttcttctgtaAATTCTAATACACATGAAAATGTCTCCGTCATATCCATAGTGGGTATGGGGGGACTTGGAAAGACCAGCCTAGCACAATCCATCTACAATGATAAATCAGTAGAAAAATACTTCGACAAAAAAATGTGGGTGTGCATCTCAGATGACTTCGATGTGTTTAAAATCTTAAAAAACATTATGGAGTCGGCAACTGGTTCTAGATGTCAAGATTTTTCAAACTTTGATGTCTTTGTAAAAAAGGTTATCGAAGAATtacaaggaacaaaatatttgttAGTTCTAGATGACTTATGGAATGAAGATCCCATAGAATGGAATAAACTTAAGAGTGTCCTAGATTGCTGCGGTTCTGTTGGCAGCAAAATTATAATCACTACACGCAGCCAAACAGTTGCATCTGTGGTGCAAGGTTTAATTCCTCCTTACAATCTAAATGTATTATCTGAAGCAGAGTGTTGGTCTATCATCCAGAACAGAGCTTTTTCTGCTGGCGGGGCATCCGAGACTCCAACGATGAAAATTATAGGAGAGCAAATAGCAAAAAAAATGAGGAGGTTTGCCGCTTGCTGCAAACTTCTTTGGTTGTCTTATGCACTCACAGAGTGAGGAGAGGCAGTGGTTGTCATTCAGAGACAACGAAGGCTTAGAAACACTAGGAAATCAGAGTGGTGGAATCATACCGATATTGAAATTGAGTTACGATACTTTACCATCCCATTTGAAACAATGTTTCTCGTACTGCTGTTTATTTCCCAAAGATTGGGAATATAATAGAGAAACATTGGTTCGATTGTGGATGGCCGAAGGATTCATTCATCCGCCATCTAATGAAGGAAATCAAAACTCATTAGAAGATATTGGTAATGATTACTTCCTTAGTTTGTTGTCCCGGTCTTTCTTTCAAGATGTGACAAGTCTTTATTACTTGGGTGACATTTTTTCGTTCAAAATGCAtgatcttgtacatgatcttgcAATGAGCGTCGTTGGAAGTCATGAAGTCATGAGTCTGAAGAAAAGTGAAATGAAAAATGATGTGTCTCAAATTCGTCGGCT comes from Papaver somniferum cultivar HN1 unplaced genomic scaffold, ASM357369v1 unplaced-scaffold_158, whole genome shotgun sequence and encodes:
- the LOC113337174 gene encoding disease resistance protein RGA2-like isoform X2; its protein translation is MAFERILINGASEILKNLITAVGNESSLAWGVEDELGRLKQTLEVIAAVTSAAESKQINDAAISLWLKRLKQVSYDADDVLDEISYEAMHRSHNKDSKVKVFFSSSNQVAFRLKMAHKIKGINTQFKQIATDMGRFQFQITNITSSGRYEQHNKRITTSFFGDISKFVGRDADKSKIVNLLTNMSMSSSSSLPSTSSSVNSNTHENVSVISIVGMGGLGKTSLAQSIYNDKSVEKYFDKKMWVCISDDFDVFKILKNIMESATGSRCQDFSNFDVFVKKVIEELQGTKYLLVLDDLWNEDPIEWNKLKSVLDCCGSVGSKIIITTRSQTVASVVQGLIPPYNLNVLSEAECWSIIQNRAFSAGGASETPTMKIIGEQIAKKMRRFAACCKLLWLSYALTE